In Nocardioides daphniae, the DNA window CCTCCCCAGCCTAGGCGGTGCCCGGGATTTCCCCTGCCAGCGCGGGGAGTGTCACGATTCGGGATGCCTGTCCATCCTCCGGACACGGGTCTACCGTGGCAGGACGGGACCAGCCCCACCCTCTTCGAAGGAGCCACGTGTCCGCTGACATCGCGCCCCACCACCGCCCCGACTGCACCGACGAGCTGGGCGCGCTCCTGCGCGAGCGCATCATGGTGATCGACGGCGCGATGGGCACGGCGATCCAGCGTGACCGCCCGGACGAGGCCGGCTACCGAGGCGAGCGCTTCGCCGACTGGCACATGGACGTCCAGGGCAACAACGACCTGCTGACGTTGACCCGACCCGACATCATCTCCGGGATCCACCGCGAGTACCTGGCCGCGGGCGCGGACCTCATCGAGACCAACACGTTCAACGCCAACGCGATCTCGCTGGGCGACTACGACATGGCGGAGCTGGCCTACGAGCTCAACTGGGCCTCCGCCCGGCTCGCGCGCGAGGCGTGCGACGCGGCCGAGGCAGCCGACCCCACCCGACGCCGCTACGTCGGCGGCGCGCTGGGCCCGACCACCCGCACGGCGTCGATCTCGCCGGACGTCAACGACCCCGGCGCCCGCAACGTCTCCTTCGACGAGCTCGTGGCGGCGTACGACACCGCGGCGCGCGGCCTGCTCGACGGAGGCGCCGACGTGCTGGTGATCGAGACGATCTTCGACACCCTCAACGCCAAGGCCGCGATCTTCGCGGTGGAGACCCTCTTCGAGGAGTGGGGCCGGCGCTGGCCGGTGATCATCTCCGGCACCATCACCGATGCGTCGGGCCGTACGTTGTCGGGCCAGACCACCGAGGCCTTCTGGAACTCGGTGCGCCACGCCAAGCCGTTGCTGGTCGGGCTCAACTGCGCCCTGGGTGCCGCCGAGATGCGTCCCTACGTCGCCGAGCTGAGCCGCATCGCGGACACGTTCGTCTCCGTCTACCCCAACGCCGGCCTGCCCAACGCCTTCGGCGAGTACGACGAGGCTGCCCACCAGACCGCGGCCGTGATCGCGGAGTTCGCCGAGGCCGGCCTGGTCAACATGGTCGGCGGCTGCTGCGGCACCACGCCCGCCCACATCACTGCGATTGCTGCCTCCGTCGAGGGCGTGGCCCCGCGCGAGGTCCCCGAGGTCGGACCGGCCATGCGGCTCTCAGGCCTCGAGCCCTTCAACATCACCGCCGACAGCCTCTTCGTCAACGTGGGGGAGCGGACCAACATCACCGGCTCGGCCCGTTTCCGCACCCTGATCAAGGACGGCGACTACGACACCGCCCTCTCGGTGGCGCTGCAGCAGGTCGAGAACGGCGCGCAGGTCATCGACGTCAACATGGACGAGGGCATGATCGACGGCGTCGCGGCGATGGACCGCTTCGTGAAGCTCATCGCCTCCGAGCCCGACATCAGCAAGGTGCCGCTGATGGTCGACTCCTCCAAGTGGGAGGTCATCGAGGCCGGCCTCAAGTGCGTCCAGGGCAAGGCGATCGTCAACTCGATCTCCATGAAGGAGGGCGAGGAGCAGTTCCGCGCCCAGGCCCGCCTGTGCCGCAAGTACGGCGCCGCCGTCGTGGTCATGGCCTTTGACGAGGACGGCCAGGCCGACAACCTCGCTCGCCGCACCGCGATCTGTGAGCGCGCCTACCGGATCTTGGTCGACGAGGTCGGGTTCCCGCCCGAGGACATCATCTTCGACCCCAACGTCTTCGCCGTCGCCACCGGCATCGAGGAGCACGCGACCTACGGCATCGACTTCATCGAGGCCTGCCGCTGGATCACCGAGAACCTGCCCCACGCACTGATCTCGGGCGGCATCTCCAACGTCTCGTTCTCGTTCCGCGGCAACAACCCGGTGCGCGAGGCGATCCATGCCGTCTTCCTCTTCCACGCCATCAAGGCGGGGCTGCGGATGGGCATCGTCAACGCCGGCGCCCTGGTCGTCTACGACCAGGTCGACGCCGAGCTGCGCGAGCGCATCGAGGACGTCGTGCTCAACCGACGGCCCGACGCCGCCGAGCGCCTGCTCGAGATCGCCGACGCCCACAACCGCAAGGGTGAGGCCGCGGAGGCGGCCGTCGACGAGTGGCGCGACCTGCCGGTGGGCGAGCGCATCACGCACGCCCTGGTCAAGGGGATCGACGCCCACGTCGAGGCTGACACCGAGGAGCTCCGCGCCTTGATCGCGGGACGCGGCGGTCGTCCGATCGAGGTCATCGAGGGCCCGCTGATGGACGGCATGAACGTCGTCGGCGACCTCTTCGGTGCCGGCAAGATGTTCCTGCCCCAGGTCGTGAAGTCGGCCCGGGTGATGAAGAAGGCGGTCGCCTACCTGATCCCGTTCATCGAGGCGGAGAAGGCTGCCGACCCGGCCCTGGCGCAGGCCAAGGACACCAACGGCACCATCGTGATGGCGACGGTGAAGGGCGACGTCCACGACATCGGCAAGAACATCGTCGGCGTCGTGCTCCAGTGCAACAACTACGAGGTCATCGACCTGGGCGTCATGGTCCCGGCCCAGAAGATCCTCGACACGGCCAAGGAGGTCGGCGCCGACATCATCGGTCTCTCGGGCCTGATCACGCCGTCGCTCGACGAGATGGTCAACGTGGCCTCGGAGATGCAGCGCCAGGGCCTGCAGATCCCGCTGCTCGTCGGTGGCGCGACCACCTCGCGCGCCCACACCGCGGTCAAGATCGACCAGCGCTACGACGGCGACGTGGTCTGGGTGAAGGACGCCTCGCGCTCCGTGCCCACGGCCGCCGCACTGTTGAGCGACGCCCAGCGTCCCGCGCTGATGGCCGACGTCCAGGCCGACTTCGACGCGCTGCGGGCCCGCCACGCGACGAAGCACGACCGGCCGATGATCGACCTCGAGGCTGCCCGCGCCAACCGCACGCCGATCGACTGGACCTCGTACGAGGCCCCGGCCCCGGCGCGCCCCGGCGTGCAGCGCCTGGAGGCGTACGACCTCTCCGAGCTGCGCGACTACATCGACTGGCAGCCGTTCTTCAACGCCTGGGAGATGAAGGGCAAGTTCCCCGACATCCTCAACAACCCGACCACGGGTGAGGCGGCGCGCAAGCTGTACGAGGACGCGCAGCACATGCTGGACCGGATCATCGAGGAGAAGTGGCTGACCGCCAACGCGGTCTTCGGCCTCTTCCCGGCCAACGCAGTGGGCGACGACGTCGAGGTCTACGCCGACGACGCGCGTACGTCCGTGCGCACCACGCTCCACCACCTGCGTCAGCAGGGGGAGCACCGCGAGGGTGTCCCCAACCGCTCCCTGGCCGACTACGTCGCGCCGCGCGAGACCGGGATCGCCGACCACGTGGGCGCCTTCGCGGTGACTGCGGGAATCGGCGCGGCGGAGCGTGTCGCCGCTTTCCGTGAGGAGCTCGACGACTACTCCGCGATCCTCCTCGAGTCGCTCGCCGACCGTCTGGCCGAGGCGTTCGCCGAGCGTCTGCACGAGCTGGTCCGCACCGAGCACTGGGGCCATGCGGCCCAGGAGGAGCTCACCAACGACGACCTCATCGCGGAGCGCTACACGGGCATCCGTCCGGCACCGGGCTACCCCGCGTGCCCCGACCACACCGAGAAGGCCCTCCTGTGGGACCTCCTCGACGTGGAGGAGTCGGCAGGCATCCAGCTCACCGAGTCGATGGCGATGTGGCCGGGCGCTGCCGTGTCGGGCTGGTACTTCTCCCACCCGCAGTCGCAGTACTTCGTGGTGGGGCGACTCGGACGGGACCAGGTCGCGGAGTACGCCGAGCGCAAGGGCTGGACCCTGGCCGAGACGGAGCGCTGGCTCTCGCCCAACCTGGGCTACGACCCCGAGGACTGACCCGGGCCCCTGTCACGACAGGGTCCGGGTGAGTACCTTCGTGGCCCGGTTGCCCGACCGGTCATGGGCGACGGCGTTGAGCACCAACGTGCCCGCGCGCAGCCCCTTCAGCTTCACTGCCCACCGCGTTCCCTTGAGCGTGGCAGGCAGGGCCTTGGCACGTGACTCGGCGGCAGCCCGCGTCTTCTGGCGGCTCCACCCCCGGCCGTTGAAGGCGTACCAGTGCTTGCCACGCTTCTGGACCGCGCGCAAGGACACCCCGGCGACGCCTGAGTCGCTGTCGGAGGCCACGCCGTTCACGGTGGCCCAGGCGGCCGGACTCCTGAGGTGGTCGCGGCACTTCTTGCCCTTGCGGGAGCCGCACTTGGGCAGGAGCACGTCCAGCTTCGGCGCCGTTCGGTCCGGTGCCGGAGCAGGGCTGGCCGTCGGGCTCCCGGTCGGCGACGTGCTCGACGTGGGGGACGGACCGGTCGTAGGTGTCGGGCTGGCAGTGGGGGACGGCGTCGGCGACGGACTGACGGTCGGACTGACCGTCGGGCTCGGGGACGGGGAGACCGGGCCGACCGGCAGTCCACTCCACCACGCCGGGCCCAGCCCCGTGGGCGTGGCACGCCCCGTGGCCAGGTCCACGGAGAGCGATGTGCTGAGGTCGTGCAGCAACAGGCTCTTCCCGTCGGGGGACCAGTCCCCGAGCCACCGGTCCTCGTCCATGGGCGCG includes these proteins:
- the metH gene encoding methionine synthase; the protein is MVIDGAMGTAIQRDRPDEAGYRGERFADWHMDVQGNNDLLTLTRPDIISGIHREYLAAGADLIETNTFNANAISLGDYDMAELAYELNWASARLAREACDAAEAADPTRRRYVGGALGPTTRTASISPDVNDPGARNVSFDELVAAYDTAARGLLDGGADVLVIETIFDTLNAKAAIFAVETLFEEWGRRWPVIISGTITDASGRTLSGQTTEAFWNSVRHAKPLLVGLNCALGAAEMRPYVAELSRIADTFVSVYPNAGLPNAFGEYDEAAHQTAAVIAEFAEAGLVNMVGGCCGTTPAHITAIAASVEGVAPREVPEVGPAMRLSGLEPFNITADSLFVNVGERTNITGSARFRTLIKDGDYDTALSVALQQVENGAQVIDVNMDEGMIDGVAAMDRFVKLIASEPDISKVPLMVDSSKWEVIEAGLKCVQGKAIVNSISMKEGEEQFRAQARLCRKYGAAVVVMAFDEDGQADNLARRTAICERAYRILVDEVGFPPEDIIFDPNVFAVATGIEEHATYGIDFIEACRWITENLPHALISGGISNVSFSFRGNNPVREAIHAVFLFHAIKAGLRMGIVNAGALVVYDQVDAELRERIEDVVLNRRPDAAERLLEIADAHNRKGEAAEAAVDEWRDLPVGERITHALVKGIDAHVEADTEELRALIAGRGGRPIEVIEGPLMDGMNVVGDLFGAGKMFLPQVVKSARVMKKAVAYLIPFIEAEKAADPALAQAKDTNGTIVMATVKGDVHDIGKNIVGVVLQCNNYEVIDLGVMVPAQKILDTAKEVGADIIGLSGLITPSLDEMVNVASEMQRQGLQIPLLVGGATTSRAHTAVKIDQRYDGDVVWVKDASRSVPTAAALLSDAQRPALMADVQADFDALRARHATKHDRPMIDLEAARANRTPIDWTSYEAPAPARPGVQRLEAYDLSELRDYIDWQPFFNAWEMKGKFPDILNNPTTGEAARKLYEDAQHMLDRIIEEKWLTANAVFGLFPANAVGDDVEVYADDARTSVRTTLHHLRQQGEHREGVPNRSLADYVAPRETGIADHVGAFAVTAGIGAAERVAAFREELDDYSAILLESLADRLAEAFAERLHELVRTEHWGHAAQEELTNDDLIAERYTGIRPAPGYPACPDHTEKALLWDLLDVEESAGIQLTESMAMWPGAAVSGWYFSHPQSQYFVVGRLGRDQVAEYAERKGWTLAETERWLSPNLGYDPED